In Mycobacterium branderi, the DNA window CATCCCCCCGTGCATTCGCACGACTCGATGGCCGCCGCCGTGGCACCCAGCCACGTGCGGGCCTGATGGAAACCGCGCTCGGCGAAGCCGGCCCCGCCCGGATAGCCGTCGTAGACGAACACGCTCGGCAGTCCTTCGGGCTCCGGGCCGACGGCGGTGGACAGCCCGCCGATGTCGCCGCGATCGCAACTGGCCACCAGCGGCAGCAGTCCGATCGCGGCGTGCTCGGCGGCGTGCAGCGATCCCGGGACTTGCGGCGCGTCGATCCCGTTGCGCTCCAAGGCTTCCGGCGCGATGGTGTACATCACCGCGGTGGTGGCCAACGTCTGCGTCGGCATGTCCAGCTCGACGAAGTCGAGGATCTCTCCGGACAGCCGCCGGCGCAGGTAGCCGACGACCTTGCTGGTGACGGTGACCGGGACGAGTCCGAGTGTCACCGATCCGAACGCCGTGCGCTCACCGGGTCCGGTGACCGCGATGTCGGTGAGTTCGCGCGCAAACGTTGCATATCCAGGATCCTCGGCATGGACGAACGCCATCCCCTCGTCGAAGTCCAGCGAGTCGACGACGTAGCTCTCGCCCTGATGCAGGTACACCGCTCCGGGATGTACCGAGGCCGGTGCCTGGCCGACGCCGGCTGTTCCCAGCAGCCGTCCCGTCTCGGCTTCGACGATCGTGATCTGTCCACCCGTCGGCCCCCGGATGTCCACGGCCGGATGCGGATCCACGCCCGGTGCGGGGTAGTACTTGCCGACCCGGCGTCGCAGCAGCCCGTCGTCCACCAGCGAGGCGGCGACCTGCTCGGCGCCCAACTCCCGGACCTCCGCCTCGTCGAGCGGTAATTCGGTTGCCGCGCAAAGTAATTGCGGCCCCAGAAGGTAGGGGTTGGCCGGATCAATCACCACCCGTTCGATCGGCTTGTCCAGCAACGCCGCCGGGTGATGGACCAGATAGGTGTCGAGTGGATCGTCGCGGGCGATCAGCACGATCAGCGCGCCCTGGCCGCGCCGCCCCGACCGGCCCGCCTGCTGCCAGAACGAGGTGACCGTGCCGGGAAAGCCGGCCAGCACCACCGCATCCAATCCGGCGATGTCCATGCCCAATTCGAGCGCGTTGGTGGTCGCCAGCCCGCGCAACCGCCCGTCGGCTAGGGCGTGTTCGAGCGCGCTGCGGTCCTCGGGCAGATAACCCGCGCGATACGACGCCACCTGCTCGCTCAGCTCCGGAGCGATGTCGTCCAGGCGTGCGCGGGCACCCAGCGCGGTCAGCTCCGCGCCGCGGCGTGACCGCACGAACGTCAAAGTCCGTGCGCCCTCGGCGATCAGGTCGGCCATCACCCGCGCCGCCTCGGCGCCTGCGGAGCGGCGCACCGGAGCGCCGTTCTCCCCGGTCAGGTCGTCGCGCAGGGGCGGTTCCCACAACGCCACCGTGCGCCCGCCCTGCGGCGAGCCGTCCTCGGTGATTTCGGTCACCGGCGCCCCGATCAGCTCGGTTGCCGTCGCAGCAGGCGAAGCCGTCGTCGCACTGGCGAAGATCACCGTCGGCGCCCCCGAATAGCGGGCGCACAAGCGCAGCAAGCGACGCAGCACCATCGCCACATTGGAGCCGAAAACGCCGCGGTAGTAATGGCATTCGTCGACAACCAGATAGCGAAGGTTGCGCAGGAACACCGCCCAGCGGGCGTGGTTGCGCAGCATCGACAGGTGAATCATGTCCGGGTTGGAAAACAACCACCGGGAGCGTTCGCGCGCGAAGCGGCGCACCTCGGCGGGACTGTCGCCGTCGTAGGCGGTCGGTGCCACGTCGGCCAGCCGGGGTGTCGCCGCGGTCAGCGCATGGGCGGCGCGCAACTGGTCGTGGCCCAGCGCCTTGGTCGGCGACAGGTACAGCGCCCGGGCGCGCGGATCGGTCGCCAGCGCGCACAGGATCGGAAGCTGGTAGGCCAGCGATTTGCCCGACGCGGTGCCGGTGCTGACCACCACGTGACGTCCGGCGTGTGCGAGCTCGGCGGCGTCGACCTGATGCGACCACGGTGCGTCGATGCCGCGCTCGGTGAACGCGCGGACCACGTCGGCCTCGGCCCAGGCGGGCCACGGGCGGGCTCGGCTCGCGCGAGGCGGCAGTTCGGCGACGTGACGCAGCGGCTGCTCGCCCGGCCCGCTGCCGGCGACCGCAACGGCCAGCAGCTCGCTGCCGAACGTCACCTGGCACCCCTCCATGTCCACCTCGTAACGCAATTGTTCACTGAATTGATCACCGGAGGCTGTCGCCGGCGCGATGAACATGATTGACTGATGTGCGGTCGCAGCTTCTGTGTTCGTGTCAAACTTTCGCAGGATCAACGTTGCGACCGCGGTTCCTGCGAGTTCTAGCTCGGGTGAAGTTCCGGCGACTCCGCGAGGTATGGCGGTCACAGCGGGCCCGGGGCACCGAAAGGCGGTGCACCGCACCCAGTAGTAAAGGAAAGATCGAGAAATGCCACAGGGAACTGTGAAGTGGTTCAACGCGGAGAAGGGGTTTGGTTTTATCGCCCCCGAGGACGGTTCGGCCGACGTGTTTGTCCACTACACGGAAATCCAGGGATCGGGATTCCGCACCCTTGAGGAGAACCAGCGAGTGGAGTTCGAGGTCGGCCAAAGCCCGAAGGGGCCCCAGGCCACCGGCGTCCGCTCCATCTGAGCAACTTCTGCCGAAACCCCCCGCGCGGCGCCCACACCGGGTTCCGCCGGGGGGTTTTCGTGTGCGGCGGCCTACTGTCGGTGACGTGAGCCAGCTCTCCTTCTTTTCTGCCGAGTCGGTGCCGCCCGCGGTCACCGACCTCACCGGCGTGCTGGCCGCCGCCGGGCAGATCGTGATCGTCGGCGGCGGAGCTCGGCTGTCGGTGGTGGTGGAGGAGCTGTGGCGGGCCGAGGCGCTGGCCGAGATGATCGAGGACGCCGGCCTGGTGTCGGAGATCACTCGCACCGACGAGGACACTCCGCTGGTACGGACCGCGGTGGACGCGCGGCTGCGGACAATCGCCGCTGACTGGACCCGCGGCGCGGTCAAGACGGTGCCGCCGCTGTGGCTACCCGGGCCGCGGGAACTGCGGGCCTGGACACTGGCTGCGGGGGCTCCGGAGGCCGACCGCTACCTGCTCGGACTGGACCCGCACGCGCCGGACACCCATTCCCCGCTGGCGTCGGCGATGATGCGGGTCGGGATCGCGCCCACCCTGATCGGCACCCGCGGCGCCCGGCCGGCATTGCGGATCAGCGGTCGGCGCCGGTTGTCGCGCCTGGTAGAAAATGTGGGAGAGCCACCGGCCGCCGTCGAGGCGAAGGTGAACTGGCCGCACGTTTAGCGGTCATTGGGAGGGTAATTACCGGGGGGTCGGTTTGCGTCGCCCCGTTGCCGGGTGTCACATTGTCAGTTGTCCACAGGGGGGCACCGGCGCGCGATGCGGCCGGAAATGGAAAGTGAGCGTAAGCACAGTTGGCTGGTGAAGACCGCGGTAACCGCGGCAATGGACGCGCGCGACGACTCGTCATCGTCGAGTCGCCCACCAAGGCGCGCAAATTAGCCGGCTACCTGGGGTCCAACTACGTAGTCGAGTCGTCGCGGGGCCACATCCGCGACCTGCCCCGCAACGCCGCCGACGTGCCCGCCAAGTACAAGTCGGAGCCGTGGGCGCGGCTGGGCGTCAACGTCGACGCCGACTTCGAACCGCTCTACATCATCAGCCCCGACAAGAAGAGCACGGTCAGCGAGCTCAAAGGCCTGCTCAAGGACGCCGACGAGCTCTATCTGGCCACCGACGGCGACCGCGAGGGCGAGGCCATCGCGTGGCACCTGCTGGAGACGCTGAAACCCAAGATCCCGGTCAAGCGGATGGTGTTCCACGAGATCACCGAGCCGGCGATCCGCGCCGCCGCCGAGCACCCCCGCGACCTGGACATCGACTTGGTCGACGCCCAGGAGACCCGCCGCATCCTCGACCGGCTGTATGGCTACGAGGTCAGCCCGGTGCTGTGGAAGAAGGTGGCGCCCAAGCTGTCGGCGGGCCGGGTGCAGTCGGTGGCGACCCGGATCATCGTGCAGCGCGAACGCGACCGGATGGCGTTCCGCAGCGCCACCTACTGGGACGTCGTCGCCGAACTCGACGCCAGCGTCTCGGACCCCAAGGCCTCCCCGCCCACCTTCACCGCCCGGTTGACCAACGTCGACGGTCTGCGGGTGGCAACGGGCCGGGATTTCGACTCGCTGGGCGCCGTCCGCAAGCCCGACGAGGTCGTGGTGCTCGACGAGGCTCGAGCGACCGAGTTGGCCGACGGGCTGCGCGGCGCCCAGCTGACCGTGGCCTCGGTGGAGGAAAAGCCCTACACCCGCAGGCCCTATCCGCCGTTCATGACCTCCACGCTGCAGCAGGAGGCCGGCCGCAAGCTGCGGTTCTCCTCCGAGCGCACGATGAGCATCGCCCAGCGGCTCTACGAGAACGGCTACATCACCTACATGCGGACCGACTCGACGACGCTGTCGGAGTCGGCGATCAACGCCGCCCGCACCCAGGCCCGCCAGCTCTACGGCGAGGAGTACGTCTCGCCGTCGCCGCGCCAGTACACCCGCAAGGTGAAAAATGCGCAGGAAGCCCACGAGGCCATCCGGCCCGCCGGTGAGACGTTCGCCACCCCGGACGCGGTGCGCCGCGAGTTGGACGGGGATGATTTCCGGCTCTACGAGCTGATCTGGCAGCGCACCGTCGCCTCGCAGATGGCCGACGCCCGCGGCACGACGTTGAGCCTGCGGATCAACGGCGCATCCGGCGACGCGCAGGTGGTGTTCTCCGCCAGCGGTCGCACGCTGACCTTCCCGGGGTTCCTCAAGGCCTATGTGGAGACCGTCGACGAGCTCGCCGGCGGCGAGGCCGACGACGCCGAGCGGCGGCTGCCGCACCTGAGCGAGGGTCAGCGGGTCGACGCCACCGAGCTGACCCCCGACGGCCACTCCACCAACCCGCCGCCCCGCTACACCGAGGCGTCGCTGGTCAAGGCGCTCGAAGAACTGGGCATCGGGCGGCCGTCGACGTACTCGTCGATCATCAAGACCATCCAGGACCGCGGCTACGTCTACAAGAAGGGCAGCGCGCTGGTGCCGTCCTGGGTGGCGTTCGCGGTAATCGGCTTGCTGGAGCGGCATTTCGGCCGGCTGGTCGACTACGGGTTCACCGCCGCAATGGAAGACGAGCTCGACGCCATCGCCTCCGGCAACGAGCAGCGCACCACCTGGCTCAACCACTTCTACTTCGGCGGCGACCACGGCGTGCCCGACTCGGTGGCCCGCTCGGGCGGTCTGAAGAAGCTGGTCGGGGTCAACCTCGAAGGCATCGACGCCCGAGAAGTCAACTCCATCAAGGTGTTCGACGACGCCGAGGGCCGGCCCATCTATGTCCGGGTGGGCAAGAACGGGCCCTATCTGGAACGCATGGTCACCGGTGACGACGGCGAGCCGAAACCGCAACGGGCCAATCTCAACGACTCGCTGACCCCCGACGAGCTCACGCTCGAGGTGGCCGAACAGCTTTTCGCCACTCCGCAGGAGGGCCGGACGCTGGGCGTCGACCCGCAGACCGGTCACGAAATCGTCGCCAAGGACGGCCGTTACGGACCGTATGTCACCGAGATCTTGCCCGAGTCGCCCGACGACGGCGACGCCGCCGGGGCCAAGAAGGGCAAGAAACCCACCGGGCCCAAGCCGCGGACGGCGTCGCTGCTGCGCAGCATGGACCTGCAGACCGTCACCCTCGACGATGCGCTGAAGCTGCTGTCGCTACCTCGGGTGGTCGGTGTGGACCCCGAAACAGGTGAGGAGATCACCGCGCAGAACGGGCGGTATGGCCCATACCTCAAGCGCGGCAAGGATTCTCGCTCGCTGTCGACCGAGGACCAGATCTTCGACATCACGCTCGACGAAGCGCTGAAAATCTATGCCGAGCCCAAACGCCGTGGCAGACAAGGGGCTTCGGCGCCACCGCTGCGCGAGCTGGGCACCGATCCGGCGTCGGGCAAGCCGATGGTGATCAAGGACGGCCGTTTCGGGCCATATGTCACCGACGGGGAAACCAACGCCAGCCTGCGCAAGGGCGACGACGTGTTGTCGATCACCGACGAACGCGCGGCCGAACTGCTTGCCGACCGCCGCGCCCGGGGCCCGGTCAAAAGGGCGAGGAAGACTGCTCGTAAGGCGCCGGCCAAAAAGCGCGGCTAGCTGATTTCGCTGGCCTCGGTGGAAATCTCTTCCTGCGCAGCCAGATTGAGCGGCCGGGCCAGCTGGGTGGGTGCGGTGCGGCCGCGTAGCGAGACCACTTCGCCGACATCCCAGCACAGCGCTTCGGCGTCCAGCGCCCCGCTGACCGCGATCGCCGATGCCAGCACGTGCCCTTCTTCGAGCTTGGCCAGCTCGGTCAGCCGGGCGGCCTCGTTGACCGGGTCGCCGATCACGGTGTACTCGAAGCGGGCCTGCGCGCCGATGTGGCCGGCGATGGCCCGCCCGGCCGACACCCCGATGCCGAACTCCAGCGAACCCAGCACGGGCAGCAGCGCGTCGTGCAATTCGCGAGCCGCCGCCAGCGCGCCC includes these proteins:
- the topA gene encoding type I DNA topoisomerase — its product is MAGEDRGNRGNGRARRLVIVESPTKARKLAGYLGSNYVVESSRGHIRDLPRNAADVPAKYKSEPWARLGVNVDADFEPLYIISPDKKSTVSELKGLLKDADELYLATDGDREGEAIAWHLLETLKPKIPVKRMVFHEITEPAIRAAAEHPRDLDIDLVDAQETRRILDRLYGYEVSPVLWKKVAPKLSAGRVQSVATRIIVQRERDRMAFRSATYWDVVAELDASVSDPKASPPTFTARLTNVDGLRVATGRDFDSLGAVRKPDEVVVLDEARATELADGLRGAQLTVASVEEKPYTRRPYPPFMTSTLQQEAGRKLRFSSERTMSIAQRLYENGYITYMRTDSTTLSESAINAARTQARQLYGEEYVSPSPRQYTRKVKNAQEAHEAIRPAGETFATPDAVRRELDGDDFRLYELIWQRTVASQMADARGTTLSLRINGASGDAQVVFSASGRTLTFPGFLKAYVETVDELAGGEADDAERRLPHLSEGQRVDATELTPDGHSTNPPPRYTEASLVKALEELGIGRPSTYSSIIKTIQDRGYVYKKGSALVPSWVAFAVIGLLERHFGRLVDYGFTAAMEDELDAIASGNEQRTTWLNHFYFGGDHGVPDSVARSGGLKKLVGVNLEGIDAREVNSIKVFDDAEGRPIYVRVGKNGPYLERMVTGDDGEPKPQRANLNDSLTPDELTLEVAEQLFATPQEGRTLGVDPQTGHEIVAKDGRYGPYVTEILPESPDDGDAAGAKKGKKPTGPKPRTASLLRSMDLQTVTLDDALKLLSLPRVVGVDPETGEEITAQNGRYGPYLKRGKDSRSLSTEDQIFDITLDEALKIYAEPKRRGRQGASAPPLRELGTDPASGKPMVIKDGRFGPYVTDGETNASLRKGDDVLSITDERAAELLADRRARGPVKRARKTARKAPAKKRG
- a CDS encoding DEAD/DEAH box helicase, giving the protein MEGCQVTFGSELLAVAVAGSGPGEQPLRHVAELPPRASRARPWPAWAEADVVRAFTERGIDAPWSHQVDAAELAHAGRHVVVSTGTASGKSLAYQLPILCALATDPRARALYLSPTKALGHDQLRAAHALTAATPRLADVAPTAYDGDSPAEVRRFARERSRWLFSNPDMIHLSMLRNHARWAVFLRNLRYLVVDECHYYRGVFGSNVAMVLRRLLRLCARYSGAPTVIFASATTASPAATATELIGAPVTEITEDGSPQGGRTVALWEPPLRDDLTGENGAPVRRSAGAEAARVMADLIAEGARTLTFVRSRRGAELTALGARARLDDIAPELSEQVASYRAGYLPEDRSALEHALADGRLRGLATTNALELGMDIAGLDAVVLAGFPGTVTSFWQQAGRSGRRGQGALIVLIARDDPLDTYLVHHPAALLDKPIERVVIDPANPYLLGPQLLCAATELPLDEAEVRELGAEQVAASLVDDGLLRRRVGKYYPAPGVDPHPAVDIRGPTGGQITIVEAETGRLLGTAGVGQAPASVHPGAVYLHQGESYVVDSLDFDEGMAFVHAEDPGYATFARELTDIAVTGPGERTAFGSVTLGLVPVTVTSKVVGYLRRRLSGEILDFVELDMPTQTLATTAVMYTIAPEALERNGIDAPQVPGSLHAAEHAAIGLLPLVASCDRGDIGGLSTAVGPEPEGLPSVFVYDGYPGGAGFAERGFHQARTWLGATAAAIESCECTGGCPSCVQSPKCGSGNQPLDKAGAVRVLRLVLAELA
- a CDS encoding cold-shock protein; the encoded protein is MPQGTVKWFNAEKGFGFIAPEDGSADVFVHYTEIQGSGFRTLEENQRVEFEVGQSPKGPQATGVRSI